Genomic segment of Mycolicibacterium sarraceniae:
CATGAGCGCGCATCTGACCGAGCGTCACGACGAACCTCGAAGCTGACGGACGCAGAATTCAACGACCGGGCCGAGCGCGCGCTACTTGACCAGCCGAAGGCGGCGCACCAGTCCCGGCCGTCGCGCGCGGCGCAACCCAAGAACACACCGCCGGTCGACGCGATCATCTGCTCGAACACAGAGTCAATGCCGATGGCCGACCGGCTGCACACCGGCCAATGCGCAGAACGGTAGCTGGCAGGGCTGACAGTGGACAGATCCCAGTATGTCCCTTAAGAATCAAGACTCTTTGTCATAGAGTCGAATCCGAGGTGGTGGACCCGTCCTCACGGAATGTCCCGCGGCGCGCGATCTGTGTATTGGCGGGGGCCACTAGGTGGCACTAGGTCGAAGGAGTACTGGGAGCAGTGGACATTGGACTTGTCCTGGGGTGTGACGAGCGAGTGCGGTGACACCGGGTCTCCGCTGTCTCTGCCCTCGGCTCCCCCGCGCCATTTCGGCCAACTGCCCGACTGATCCGCCCCGGCGTGTCGGGAGAGTTCTTCCGTTGGTAAGGATGGGACGCGTGGGAGCGTGGCGGAGGCGATCTCAGCGGGCCCATTGCCGGCCCGAGCGATGAGTGTTGAGGTTGCTGACCAGATCGCCGAATGGCCGGCGGTGGTGAGGAAGCCTTCCCCGGTCGAGCCGGCGAAGCTGGCCATGGCCACCGGTGCACGGCAGATCGCAGCGATGTGTCGGGCGCGGCGCTCCTGTTCGACGAGCTCCCAATCGTGGTGAACTACGCCCCAGGCGTAGAGGTCCACGCCCAGTTGCGCTGTGCCGCTTAGGTTTTTGCCGATCCCGGTATCGCGACATATCCCCAGACCGATGCGCCACCCGTCGAGGCAGATCGCGTGCGGCCCCGGGCCCGACCAGAACGATCCCTTCTCGTCAGCGCCGAGGTGGGTCTTGCGGTAGACGACGATAGGCCCGTTGGCGTCGACCAAAACGGTCGCAACGTAGCGACGTCCGTAGGACTGCACTGGCGCACCGACCAAGGCTGTGGAACCCGTTGCCGCGCAGGCTGATATCAGCGGCTCCATGACGGCACCGGCGATATCGACGGTTGTGGTCAACCCGGTGAAGCGCGAGCCGACGACACGCAGTGGTGAGCCGGTGCGGTCGGCTTGAGCTAAGCGCCGTACGGAGGTTTCTGTCCGTTCCTCGACGACCAACGTTTCAGCCAGTGAGAACAGCACCGACTACTCAGAGTGAGGCCGCTAGCATCAGTCAAGTTGGTCCGAGCTTCAATGTTGAGCCGGCCAAGCACTAACTGACTGCGATCCACAGTGAACGGGTATGGACGCGGCAGGTAGAGCGATCTGATCTCAACAAGGTGATGTTGCACATGGAATTTGGCGGATTTCAATCAGTTTTCCGAACGTGGAATGCCCGAGGTGTGACGCTCGTTTTGGGTGCTGGCGCTCTGGATAGAGCCATCGTGGCTGCATCGCACGAAACTGGGCATGTTTCGCTGGCTGACTCGGACGCGGTTCGGTTGAACGAATCCGTCGCGACACTAACCGATCTCGGTCACACCGTGGAGGCCTTTCTAGTCGATCGGATCGACGCCGGATCCTTCGAGCATCTTGCTTCAGTTGCCGTCCGGTTGGGGCAATTACGTTCGGCCGTCTATGCCTCTGCCGTGCCCGCTTCCGTGGCAGTACAGGATGTCCTGCACGGCACGTCTTGCGGTGCAGCACTATGCATCGATCGCTGTGCGCCTCGGCTCTCGCCGGGGGGATCTCTCGTGGCGCTCGCGTGCGCGAAGGCCTATCAAGCTGGCATCAATGCCGATGATGAGGCTGCGCTTGGACACGTTCCGCCTAGCGAACTCCTGGACCTACCGTTCGTTCACCCTGACCGATTCCCCGACGCAGGTTGCGCCTACCGGACGGCTCAACGTGGTGTTCAGATGCCGGTTCGCGCAACGGCCAGCCAACAGGCCGCCGCGCGGTGGCAGATTAACTCCGTCACTGTGGGCAACCGAGCCGCTTGCCACCCGCTCACTGCGGTCGACGAGGGGCATCGCGTCGGACCAAGCGCAACCGATGTTGCCGCCGCCGTGACTTTCCTTCTCGGAGAGTCATCTTCGGGAGTCTGCGGATCCGCTCTTCTCGTCGCCGCGGCGAGCCGCCGGTTGACATTGGCCGACGATGACGATCGTAATGATCACTGCAACTGCGTGAACACTCCGGCAATCCAACCACTCTGCTATAGGGATTCGCTCGCCGACCGACGGGCCGACCTGATGCAGCACCATGCCGAGCACCTGAGTTAACAGAGCACCCGAATCCGAGGAGTGAGGAACCGATCATGGGCAACCCTGTCATCGTTGAGGCCACCCGCAGCCCCATGGGCAAGCGCAACGGCTGGCTCTCTGCACTGCACGCCACCGAATTGCTTGGCGCAGTGCAGAAAGCGCTCGTGGAGAAGGCCGGGATCGATCCCACCGAGGTGGATGAAGTCATCGGCGGGTGTGTCACCCAGTTCGGAGAGCAGTCCAATAACATCACCCGAGTGGCCTGGCTGACTGCGGGGCTGCCGGAACAGGTAGGGGCTACTACGGTTGACTGTCAATGCGGTAGCGCTCAGCAAGCTAACCATCTTGTGGCAGGGTTGATCGCCAGCAATGCCATCGACGTCGGAATCGGCTGTGGTGTCGAGGCCATGAGCCGAGTCCCGCTGGGTCTCAACGCCGGTCACGACCGTTCCTTGATACGCGCGTCGTCATGGGACATCGATCTACCCAACCAGTTCGACGGCGCCGAACGAATTGCGCGGCGACGCGGCCTTACCCGTGAGGAGGTCGATCACTTCGGATTTGTTTCCCAGCAACGAGCTAAGCGCGCCTGGGACGAGCGCCGGTTCGATCGGGAGATCTCCCCCATCGACGCGCCGGCGATCGACGAGAACAAATTGCCCAGCAGTACCGAAAGACTTTTAGTCGACCGCGATCAGGGGCTGCGTGAGACCACGCTTGAAGGTTTGGCGGCGCTGAAGCCAATCGTTGAGGGCGGCATCCACACGGCGGGCACGGCGTCACAGATCTCTGACGGCGCGGCGGCCGTTCTGCTCATGGACGAGGCAAAGGCAGGGGCACTAGGGCTGCGGCCGCGAGCTCGCATCGTCAGTCAAGCGCTGGTCGGCGCGGAAACCTACTACCTTCTCGACGGTCCGGTGCAGGCTACTGCCCGGGTGCTTGACCGGGCCGGTATGAAAATCGGCGACATCGACTTGATTGAAATAAATGAGGCGTTCGCATCGGTGGTGCTGTCGTGGGCGCAGGAATACCAAGCTGACATGTCGCGAGTCAACGTCAACGGCGGCGCCATCGCTCTCGGGCACGCGGTGGGCAGCACGGGTGCGCGTCTGCTGACGACGGCGTTGCACGAGATGGAGCGCACCGACAAGAGCACCGCGCTGGTCACGATGTGCGCGGGCGGCGCACTGTCCAGCGCGACGATTATCGAGAGAATCTGAGCTCGCTAACAGGGTGCTGCACACCGGACCCAACAGCCTAGAACTGCGGTCCGTATCGCAGTCCGTGGCCGAAGGTGAACACCGGGTCGGCAGTATCGAACGGCACGTCTGATCGGCTGGCTGTCACCGCGGCGTGGGACCTGGGCAGGTCAAAGGGTGAGTTCCCAAGAGGTGCGCTTGCCCCGAAAAGCAGGTCCAGCAAAGCATGCTCATCGACACCGTGGTTGGCGATGATCGGCCTCGGTCTCATCGACGAATGGGGTCAGCACCGCCGGTCTATCGAGGTACATGTCGAGGACTGTCGGAACAGCACGTCACACCCCGCAGATGCGTTCACGCTCCGCCTCGCTGAATTCCAACGAGCCCATATGCATTGCCTCGGGGTGTTGTGCCAGTGCACCCAGCCAAGGGTGGCCAGCTCGACGGTCTCGGCCAGGGCATTGTCGCAGTCCCCGACAGTCCCGATGGAAGGCACCGCGCCGATCTCGGCGAGCGGCTCGCCGTAGCGGAGGGACGTGAGCTGCGATCCGGCATCGGAGTGACATCGCAAGCCGCCCAACATGTTTCCCCGCGACCAGCGGGCCATCTCGATCGCATCGAGGACTACCGTGGTCCGCATGCGAGACACGACTGGCCATCGATAGAGGCGACGACTTCTTGTGTTGGCGGTCAAGCTCCGCCCCGAAGAAACTCGCTGCTGGCTTCAGAATCCCGTTGGCACGCTTGAGTTCTCGGTTCTCCTGCTCGAGATCCTGGATCCGTTGTGACTCCGTGGTCGACACCCGGGAGCACGGCCGTCGTCGACGTCAGCCTGGCGAACCCAGGAACGGACCCACTCGATCCCATACCCGAGTTGACAGGCGACCCGCTGCACCGTCCCGTGATCGGTCGCCAACCCTGCCCGCAGGGCCCGTACCATCCGCACTACAGACGCCTTCTCATCGGATGTGCACCTGCGCGTCGTCGGCTTACCTGGCGACTGTTGCTTCGGCATGACTCCATCCTCGTAGCCGAGGTCAGGAGCCTCCAGCGGTACTAGGACGATTCGCGCACGAAAGTGCGCCTCACAGGTTCCTCGATCGGTTGACGAAACGGCCCTCCCGCGGCGAGAACAACCAACCCCCGCCGGCCTTGGTGCCGCCGTCGACGGGCACGTTGTGTCCGGTGACGTAAGCGGACTGATCGGAGGCCAGAAACAACGCGACCCTGGCCTGGTCCTCGGGCCAGCCCAGCCGGCCCACCGGCGCCCATGACGCCCAAAGATGTTCGGCGTCTTCATAACCGGTGAGGTAATCGACCTGGGGGGTCTGGGTTAGATCGCTGCCGATGCCGTTCACCCGAATGCCGTAGCGCCCCACATCCACCGCCAGGCACGTGGTGAAATGCGCGGCGGCGGCCTTCATGGCTCCGTACACCGGGTCCTTGGGGTAGCCGCGCATGCCCTCCACCGAATGCACGTTGACGATGCTGCCGCGGCGACTGTCGATCATCGCTGGCAGGAATGCCCTCGTAACCGCGAAGATGTGGCGCAGGTTGATGTCGTACATCTGCTGCCACGACTGCGCAGTCGATCGTTCGAACGGCACCAGCGGGCGGTAGTCCCCCACGTTGTTGACCAACACGTCGACGCGGCCGTGGGCGTTCAACACGGCGTCGGCCAAGCGTGCGACGTCATCGTCGTCGGTCACGTCGAGCACATGGGTACCGATCACGCCACCGGCCGCGCCCACCTCCGCGCCGATACGTGCGGCGCGCTCCGGGTCGATCTCGGCAACCTCGACGCGGGCGCCGTGTTGGGCGAACAGCCGCGTGATGGCGCCGCCGATACCGTCACCGCCGCCGGTCACGACGACGACCCGGCCGTCGAGCAGACGGTTCCAATCCTCGATTGGGGGGACGGCCTCGGCGTGGCACCGACTGGGGGCCTCGGAGTTATCGCTGGTCATGGCCGCGGACTCTACGCGTGACATGTCCGCACACAACCGCGTTTCCGCTGGACGGAACGGCCGGTCAACGGGTTGCCGCGCGGAATGCCACTACCAGTTCGGTCAGCAGGTCGACGGCGTGCTGCTCGTCGCCGGGCAACGCCAGGGTGACCCGCACATCGCTCACCCCGGCGGCCACCAGAGGCACCGCGGAGGCGACCGTGGCCTTCAGGTCCACCGAACCGTCGGCGCGGTTGATGGTGGTGGCATTGCCCTGCACCTGCAAATCCGTCGGATCGGCGCCGAAGCCGGCCATCGCGTCCTTCATGGTGGCGATGGCCCCCGCCAGATCGTCGCGCGCCGGGCCCCACGGGATCCAGCCGCGGCCGAATCGGCTCAACCGCCGAGCGACCGCGTTGTTCACCGTCCCACTGACCCAGATGGGCACCCCGCCGGCCTGAACCGGCTTGGGCATCAGGTGGATTCCCTGAAACGACAACTCCGGGCTGTCGTAGTGCGCCTGCTGCTGGGCCCACAGCGCCTGACACACCTCCAAGGTGTGGTCGAGCAGGCGTCCCCGCCGCTCGAACGGCAAGCCGGCCGCCTCGTACTCCTCGCGTTGCCACCCCACTCCCACACCCAGGTCAAGCCGCCCTCCCGAGAGCACATCCAACGTAGAGACCTGCTTGGCCAGCACCGCCGGTCGGCGCAAGGCAGCCAACAGCACCGCGGTGCCCAGCCGGATCCGAGTCGTCGTAGCGGCCAACGCGGTCAGCACCGTCAGGGGTTCGAGCCATTGCCCGTCGGGTCCGGTGGGCTGGCGACCGCCGGCGATGCCCCCGACAGCCGGATTGGCATAGGCGTCGGGGTTCTCCCCGAACACGACATGGTCCGAGACCACCACCCGATCCACGCCAGCGACATCCATCGCCCGGCCCAGCGCCAGCGTCGACGACCAGTCGTGGTCGGCGTCGTCGGTGAAAGTTCGCAATTGCAGTGATATCTGGGGATGACCCGACATGGGATCCTTCGCGTTGAACCGGATGAAACGTCGCTAGGCGCCGAGCGACGCCGAGCCCACTGAGTATCACATCGGCAGGTGGCCGCAGTGCGGGCCTGCCGCCCAGTGGGAACCCGACGCTGGGACGTGCCGAGCGGACGTAGGGTCAGCGGGTTGATACAGCAACTTCGCTGCGCGAATCCGCGGCCGCCGGAGAGGGCGATCATGAGTGGACGTCACACCCGACGAAGCGACATACTTGCCGTCGCTGCCGAGCTGTTCGCGCGTAAGGGCGTGGCCAGCACCACCGTCCGCGACATCGGGGATGCAGCCAACATCTTCTCAGGCAGCCTGTATCACTTCTTCGCCTCCAAGGACCTGATCGTCGCCGAGATCCTGGCGACCTTCATGGAGGACGTGCACCACACCTTCAGCGCCGCGGTCGAGGAGGCCACCGACGCCAAGGGCGCGGTGCGCGGACTGATCGGCGCCACCCTCGATGTGATCGACCGCCACCCCCACGCGACGACGATCTACCAGAATGACCGGGCCTATCTGCGTGAACGCGGTCTGCTCGAGCCTGTCGACGAGGCATCCCGCGGGATCCGGGAATTCTGGATGACGGCGCTGAACCAGGGGGTGGCCGACGGTTCATTCCGCGACGATGTGCCCGCCGAGATCTTCTACCGCTCAGCGCGCGACACGTTGTGGTCGACCACCCACTGGCCCATTCGGCCGCGATACTCAACACCCGCACTCGCCGACACCATCTGGACCATGTTCTTCGACGGCTTCGCCAAGGCCACGGTGGTGCTGGAGAACGGGGTATCCAGCACCGCGACCACCTCACCGGCCGGTGAACGGGTTCCACCTGGCGGCACTGAGCCTGCTCGGCGCACCACCTCGGGCGTGTAATGGCACACACCATCGGCATTCAAGAGGGAGCCATGTTTCGTGAATAAGCCTCATCCGCTTGACAAGTACGCCGGCTCATGGGCGCTGATCACCGGCAGCGCGAGGGAGGTTGGACTCGGCTACGCCTTTGCACGTCAGATCGCCAGCCGCAAGATCAATCTCGTCCTGGTCGACGTCCTGGCCGACGAGCTTGAGTCCAGGGCCGCCGAGCTGCGCTCGCGGTACGGCGTCGACGTGCGTGCGATTCCCGCCGATCTCGCCGACCTGTCGGTGTATCCGGAAATCCTGGACGCAGTCAGCGATATCGATGTCGACGTGCTGATCTGCGATCACATGTTCACCCCGCAGGACACGCCAAAGATCCTGGACATGTCGCTGGATGTGCACAACGCGATGATCGACATCAACGCGCGGGCCTACGTCAACCTTATCCACCCCTTCGGGAACCTCATGGTCACACGGGGGAAGGGGGCGATCGTCGTCGTGTCGTCGGGCAGCGGCCTGCTGCCCACTCCGTTCACGGGTTCGTACTCGGCGAACAAGGCATTCCAATCCCTCTTCGGTGAAGCGCTGTGGTTCGAGACCCGCGGCACCGGTGTCGATGTGCTGGTGATGTCGGCGGGATTGATGAGGACACACGGAGATGCGTACTCGAAGTACCCGCAGTGGCAGATCGCCGACCCCAACGACGCCGCCACCGAAGCGCTGCGCGCGATCGGGCGCAAGCACATGGTGATGCCAGGTCACGCGAACCGGTTCTTCACCTTGCTCAATACCCGGCTCATGTCGCGGCGCCGCGCTGTCACGATGGTCGGAAAGTTCATGGCGCGTGGACTGGGGAAGTCGGCCGGGCCAAAGGCAGGCTGACCGGTCGGGCTAGCCGGAGACGGGCCGTGCAGTGACCGCGGCCGGAAGCTCTTGCGAGCGGAACCACTCCCAGCCGCGGCGATCCCAGGCCGTGGCGTGTGGGGCCAGGCGGAGTGCGAACTCGTCCCAGTCGGTGGCACCACTGATGGCCCAGGCCTTCTCTCCCACCCCGGCGAGGCGCGGCATGAGGAGGAATTCGAGGTCGTCGCGATCGGTCACGGTCTCGCCCCACGCGGCGGCTTCGACCCCGGCGACCTGCTCGTCGCTGTCCACGCCGAGGGCAGCGTCGATCGGATCCCACT
This window contains:
- a CDS encoding Rossmann-fold NAD(P)-binding domain-containing protein, whose protein sequence is MAASHETGHVSLADSDAVRLNESVATLTDLGHTVEAFLVDRIDAGSFEHLASVAVRLGQLRSAVYASAVPASVAVQDVLHGTSCGAALCIDRCAPRLSPGGSLVALACAKAYQAGINADDEAALGHVPPSELLDLPFVHPDRFPDAGCAYRTAQRGVQMPVRATASQQAAARWQINSVTVGNRAACHPLTAVDEGHRVGPSATDVAAAVTFLLGESSSGVCGSALLVAAASRRLTLADDDDRNDHCNCVNTPAIQPLCYRDSLADRRADLMQHHAEHLS
- a CDS encoding SDR family NAD(P)-dependent oxidoreductase is translated as MNKPHPLDKYAGSWALITGSAREVGLGYAFARQIASRKINLVLVDVLADELESRAAELRSRYGVDVRAIPADLADLSVYPEILDAVSDIDVDVLICDHMFTPQDTPKILDMSLDVHNAMIDINARAYVNLIHPFGNLMVTRGKGAIVVVSSGSGLLPTPFTGSYSANKAFQSLFGEALWFETRGTGVDVLVMSAGLMRTHGDAYSKYPQWQIADPNDAATEALRAIGRKHMVMPGHANRFFTLLNTRLMSRRRAVTMVGKFMARGLGKSAGPKAG
- a CDS encoding carbon-nitrogen hydrolase family protein, which produces MLFSLAETLVVEERTETSVRRLAQADRTGSPLRVVGSRFTGLTTTVDIAGAVMEPLISACAATGSTALVGAPVQSYGRRYVATVLVDANGPIVVYRKTHLGADEKGSFWSGPGPHAICLDGWRIGLGICRDTGIGKNLSGTAQLGVDLYAWGVVHHDWELVEQERRARHIAAICRAPVAMASFAGSTGEGFLTTAGHSAIWSATSTLIARAGNGPAEIASATLPRVPSLPTEELSRHAGADQSGSWPKWRGGAEGRDSGDPVSPHSLVTPQDKSNVHCSQYSFDLVPPSGPRQYTDRAPRDIP
- a CDS encoding SDR family NAD(P)-dependent oxidoreductase, with the protein product MTSDNSEAPSRCHAEAVPPIEDWNRLLDGRVVVVTGGGDGIGGAITRLFAQHGARVEVAEIDPERAARIGAEVGAAGGVIGTHVLDVTDDDDVARLADAVLNAHGRVDVLVNNVGDYRPLVPFERSTAQSWQQMYDINLRHIFAVTRAFLPAMIDSRRGSIVNVHSVEGMRGYPKDPVYGAMKAAAAHFTTCLAVDVGRYGIRVNGIGSDLTQTPQVDYLTGYEDAEHLWASWAPVGRLGWPEDQARVALFLASDQSAYVTGHNVPVDGGTKAGGGWLFSPREGRFVNRSRNL
- a CDS encoding TIGR03619 family F420-dependent LLM class oxidoreductase; amino-acid sequence: MSGHPQISLQLRTFTDDADHDWSSTLALGRAMDVAGVDRVVVSDHVVFGENPDAYANPAVGGIAGGRQPTGPDGQWLEPLTVLTALAATTTRIRLGTAVLLAALRRPAVLAKQVSTLDVLSGGRLDLGVGVGWQREEYEAAGLPFERRGRLLDHTLEVCQALWAQQQAHYDSPELSFQGIHLMPKPVQAGGVPIWVSGTVNNAVARRLSRFGRGWIPWGPARDDLAGAIATMKDAMAGFGADPTDLQVQGNATTINRADGSVDLKATVASAVPLVAAGVSDVRVTLALPGDEQHAVDLLTELVVAFRAATR
- a CDS encoding TetR/AcrR family transcriptional regulator; its protein translation is MSGRHTRRSDILAVAAELFARKGVASTTVRDIGDAANIFSGSLYHFFASKDLIVAEILATFMEDVHHTFSAAVEEATDAKGAVRGLIGATLDVIDRHPHATTIYQNDRAYLRERGLLEPVDEASRGIREFWMTALNQGVADGSFRDDVPAEIFYRSARDTLWSTTHWPIRPRYSTPALADTIWTMFFDGFAKATVVLENGVSSTATTSPAGERVPPGGTEPARRTTSGV
- a CDS encoding steroid 3-ketoacyl-CoA thiolase codes for the protein MGNPVIVEATRSPMGKRNGWLSALHATELLGAVQKALVEKAGIDPTEVDEVIGGCVTQFGEQSNNITRVAWLTAGLPEQVGATTVDCQCGSAQQANHLVAGLIASNAIDVGIGCGVEAMSRVPLGLNAGHDRSLIRASSWDIDLPNQFDGAERIARRRGLTREEVDHFGFVSQQRAKRAWDERRFDREISPIDAPAIDENKLPSSTERLLVDRDQGLRETTLEGLAALKPIVEGGIHTAGTASQISDGAAAVLLMDEAKAGALGLRPRARIVSQALVGAETYYLLDGPVQATARVLDRAGMKIGDIDLIEINEAFASVVLSWAQEYQADMSRVNVNGGAIALGHAVGSTGARLLTTALHEMERTDKSTALVTMCAGGALSSATIIERI